One Serratia liquefaciens genomic window, TTACTTTACGTTTCTTTATAATCTCTTCTATATCCCCGCGTTATGGGCCCTTCCGGCCCATAATTATTTTCGTTCCCCTCTTGTAACCCATTCCCAACCCGATCCGTCTTGCGTATAGTAGCACCGTTAAATTGCATTGCTGGGAAGTAGAGTGAGTAATACGTTGTTTCGATGGCCGGTTCGCGTTTACTACGAGGATACCGATGCCAGTGGTGTGGTCTATCACGCCCGCTATGTCGCCTTTTTTGAAAGAGCGCGCACCGAGATGCTGCGTCATCACAACTTTCATCAACAGCAGCTGCTCAGTGAACATGTCGCTTTCGTGGTTCGGCGCATGACGGTGGATTACCTGGCTCCGGCTCGTCTCGACGAACAGCTGGAAGTGCAGAGTGAAATCACCTCAATGCGCGGGGCCTCTCTCACGTTTGCCCAACGCATTGTCAATTCTGACGGGACTCTTTTGAGTCAGGCCGATGTGTTGATTGCATGCATTGATCCACACCAAATGAAGCCGATAGCGCTTCCTAAGTCTATTGTCGCGGAGTTTAAGCAGTGACTGACATGAACATCCTAGATTTATTCTTGAAGGCGAGTTTGCTGGTTAAGCTTATCATGTTGATTTTGATATGCTTCTCAGTGGCCTCTTGGGCGATCATCATCCAGCGTACCCGCATCCTGAATGCGGCCACGCGTGACGCCGAAGCCTTTGAAGACAAATTCTGGTCCGGTATTGAGCTTTCCCGTCTGTATCAGGAAAGCCAGGCGCGTCGCGATAGCCTGACCGGCTCAGAGCAAATTTTCCACTCTGGTTTCAAAGAGTTCGCTCGTTTGCACCGCGCTAACAACCATGCGCCGGAATCGGTGATCGAAGGGGCGTCACGCGCCATGCGCATCTCGATGAACCGCGAGCTGGAAACGCTGGAAAACCACATTCCTTTCCTTGGCACCGTGGGTTCGATCAGTCCGTATATCGGTCTGTTCGGCACCGTGTGGGGGATTATGCATGCCTTTATCGCACTGGGCGCGGTGAAGCAGGCCACGCTGCAAATGGTAGCACCGGGTATCGCCGAAGCACTGATCGCAACCGCCATCGGTTTGTTCGCCGCTATTCCGGCCGTTATGGCCTATAACCGCCTCAACCAGCGCGTCAACAAGCTTGAGCAGAATTACGACAACTTTATGGAAGAGTTCACCGCTATTCTGCATCGTCAGGCCTTCTCCAGCGACAGCAAATAAGTAGGAGGTAGCATGGCGAGAGTTCGTGGACGTAATCGGCGCGAGCTGAAGTCCGAAATTAACATCGTTCCGTTGCTCGACGTGTTGCTGGTGCTGTTGTTGATCTTTATGGCAACGGCGCCGATTATCACGCAGAGCGTTGAGGTTGATCTGCCGGACGCGACCGATTCCAAAACGGTGTCCAGCGATGATAACCCGCCGGTGATCCTTGAGGTTTCAGGCGTGGGTCAATACACCCTGGTGGTGGATCATAACCGCATGGAGCTGCTGCCACCGGAACAGGTTGCCGCCGAAGCCAAGTCGCGTTTAGCGGCTAACCCGAAAACGGTCTTTTTGATCGGTGGGGCGAAGGAAGTACCGTACGATGAGATTATCAAGGCACTGAATATTCTCCATCAGGCGGGCGTGGCTTCCGTGGGGCTAATGACCCAGCCAATCTGACCCTGAGGTCAGTGGCAACCCGGTTCCTGTGCTGCGGTGCAGGAACCCCGTATAAGCAACACCAGTTTTTGGGAATCTATTTTGGTAAAGGCAACTGAGCAAAACGATAAGCTGAACCGCGCCGTTATTGTTTCGGTCGTTCTGCACTTTGTATTGATTGCCCTGCTGATTTGGGGATCGCTGCAAGAAAACGTCGACATGAACAGTGCCGGCGGTGGCGGCGACGGTTCGGTCGTCGGTGCA contains:
- the ybgC gene encoding tol-pal system-associated acyl-CoA thioesterase, whose protein sequence is MSNTLFRWPVRVYYEDTDASGVVYHARYVAFFERARTEMLRHHNFHQQQLLSEHVAFVVRRMTVDYLAPARLDEQLEVQSEITSMRGASLTFAQRIVNSDGTLLSQADVLIACIDPHQMKPIALPKSIVAEFKQ
- the tolR gene encoding colicin uptake protein TolR translates to MARVRGRNRRELKSEINIVPLLDVLLVLLLIFMATAPIITQSVEVDLPDATDSKTVSSDDNPPVILEVSGVGQYTLVVDHNRMELLPPEQVAAEAKSRLAANPKTVFLIGGAKEVPYDEIIKALNILHQAGVASVGLMTQPI
- the tolQ gene encoding Tol-Pal system protein TolQ, with product MTDMNILDLFLKASLLVKLIMLILICFSVASWAIIIQRTRILNAATRDAEAFEDKFWSGIELSRLYQESQARRDSLTGSEQIFHSGFKEFARLHRANNHAPESVIEGASRAMRISMNRELETLENHIPFLGTVGSISPYIGLFGTVWGIMHAFIALGAVKQATLQMVAPGIAEALIATAIGLFAAIPAVMAYNRLNQRVNKLEQNYDNFMEEFTAILHRQAFSSDSK